The following coding sequences are from one Candidatus Kapaibacterium sp. window:
- a CDS encoding DUF1320 domain-containing protein yields MPYCDVSDVVKNLSEEKAKKLSNDIDASKVDETVINECIINGASLIDGYLRGRYTVPVDEQSGECILKNLNIDLAVTELHERRGKLAPDLIKERKTKSLERLLLIQKGVILIAVNEKPVNHRVTIAISSPKQVFTDTFYSEMP; encoded by the coding sequence ATGCCTTATTGTGATGTATCAGATGTGGTCAAAAATTTGTCAGAAGAGAAGGCAAAAAAGCTCTCGAATGACATTGATGCTTCAAAAGTTGATGAAACAGTCATTAATGAATGTATTATTAATGGCGCATCACTCATTGACGGCTATTTGAGAGGTCGTTATACTGTGCCGGTAGATGAACAATCTGGTGAATGTATATTAAAAAATCTGAACATTGATTTAGCAGTAACCGAACTACATGAACGGCGTGGTAAATTAGCTCCGGATTTGATTAAAGAGCGTAAAACAAAGTCACTTGAACGATTACTCTTGATTCAAAAAGGTGTAATTCTGATAGCAGTAAATGAGAAACCTGTTAATCATCGCGTAACGATAGCAATATCATCACCTAAGCAGGTGTTTACAGATACATTTTATAGCGAGATGCCATAA
- a CDS encoding major capsid protein, which translates to MSTIMLDMFDSRSMTAAVVKTKVFEPFILKTLFSPPEGHAADKIDLEVITHSEKLAKFVNQSEGPHLLKKDDRFYQTVSLPRTYEEYIFTAQELADYNAFGQLYDQNPARKAEEANKFVVRHLEYLKERAMLRREWMACKAIATGKCEVSQSNIAFSIDYLFENNVHLTDLGANNYWDDTTPDILKNISDWKRAMLRRVGRTPDIVILGSDARDMLVSNEAVKKALDTNNYRIGSIDQSKLQSGAADYIGNILGLDFYEYNQQFVADNDIATDLIPADRAIVTYRANKNNRVHYGPVHQIVNKKLNTIITEYNLDVEEKNKKTLSWTLEQKSLPAIHNADAFISCQVISS; encoded by the coding sequence ATGTCTACTATAATGCTTGATATGTTTGATTCAAGGTCTATGACTGCCGCTGTGGTTAAAACTAAAGTGTTTGAGCCATTTATATTGAAAACCCTATTCAGTCCACCTGAAGGGCATGCGGCTGATAAAATTGACCTTGAAGTAATTACACACTCAGAGAAATTGGCAAAGTTCGTGAACCAAAGTGAAGGTCCGCACTTGCTGAAAAAAGATGACCGTTTTTATCAAACCGTATCACTTCCAAGAACTTATGAAGAATACATCTTCACGGCTCAGGAACTTGCAGATTACAACGCTTTTGGTCAGTTATACGACCAAAACCCTGCGAGAAAAGCTGAAGAAGCTAACAAGTTTGTTGTAAGACACTTGGAGTATTTGAAAGAACGTGCTATGCTCAGACGTGAATGGATGGCTTGTAAAGCTATTGCCACAGGTAAATGCGAAGTATCTCAATCTAACATCGCTTTCAGTATTGATTATTTATTTGAAAATAATGTTCATTTAACAGACTTAGGTGCTAACAACTATTGGGATGATACTACACCTGATATTTTGAAAAATATTAGCGATTGGAAACGTGCTATGCTACGCCGTGTAGGTAGAACTCCGGATATTGTTATTTTGGGTTCTGATGCACGAGATATGCTTGTTTCAAACGAAGCTGTTAAAAAAGCACTCGACACGAACAATTATCGCATCGGCAGTATTGACCAATCAAAACTTCAATCCGGAGCCGCTGATTACATTGGAAATATTCTTGGGCTTGACTTCTATGAGTATAACCAACAGTTTGTAGCTGATAATGATATTGCAACAGACCTTATCCCTGCCGATAGAGCTATTGTTACCTATCGCGCGAATAAGAACAACCGTGTTCATTATGGTCCGGTGCATCAAATTGTCAACAAGAAACTTAATACTATCATCACGGAATACAACCTCGATGTTGAAGAAAAGAACAAAAAGACTTTAAGCTGGACTTTGGAACAAAAATCATTGCCTGCAATTCATAATGCAGATGCTTTTATTTCTTGTCAAGTTATTAGTTCATAG
- a CDS encoding head decoration protein: MLNYGIADLGTKTHKHDIFASHAETKEITDLTIGSGQNLLRGAMLGKQTIGAFDEVTFQAGAGNTGDGVLTLADPAHGAGVKAGTYKAVFVEPVTDLGSFVVEDPEGVIVGSGKVGTAFDGVVKFTIADGATDFVAGDSFDIAVALVSGNNKLYLWNPDAVNGVQNLVGILGCAVDATEGDEKGFCYVAGEFLLSALTAASGVTIEAGVYNSGSIVIKKEID, encoded by the coding sequence ATGTTAAATTATGGAATCGCAGATTTGGGTACAAAAACCCATAAACATGACATATTCGCAAGTCATGCCGAAACAAAAGAAATAACCGACCTCACGATTGGCTCAGGTCAAAACCTCCTTCGTGGTGCTATGCTTGGTAAACAAACCATAGGTGCTTTTGATGAAGTAACTTTCCAAGCAGGTGCAGGAAATACCGGTGACGGTGTTTTAACTCTCGCAGACCCCGCTCATGGTGCAGGCGTCAAAGCAGGCACTTACAAAGCAGTGTTTGTTGAGCCTGTAACTGACTTAGGCTCGTTTGTTGTTGAAGACCCTGAAGGTGTTATCGTTGGTTCAGGTAAAGTTGGGACTGCTTTTGATGGCGTTGTGAAGTTCACAATTGCCGACGGTGCAACAGATTTTGTAGCTGGTGACAGCTTTGATATCGCAGTTGCTCTCGTTTCCGGAAACAATAAACTCTACCTCTGGAATCCGGATGCCGTTAATGGTGTTCAGAATTTAGTTGGTATTCTCGGATGTGCCGTAGACGCAACCGAAGGAGATGAAAAAGGATTCTGCTATGTAGCAGGTGAATTCCTCTTATCTGCACTCACCGCCGCTTCAGGTGTTACTATCGAAGCAGGTGTTTATAATTCAGGTTCTATCGTAATTAAAAAGGAGATTGACTAA